From Tiliqua scincoides isolate rTilSci1 chromosome 2, rTilSci1.hap2, whole genome shotgun sequence, the proteins below share one genomic window:
- the RFNG gene encoding beta-1,3-N-acetylglucosaminyltransferase radical fringe isoform X1 — protein MSFSCIRLSKIGFLLSVIFCAILLLLIPKFQTNWRPRNYPQPPPPVVFNASSKTDIPLQQVESSSVDHLEDETPNIVPLVKEEQIEKWSHHITDTWRSKLIANGKMNDRPVNPLHNVANDHVGPAEVSAKEKLELKDIFIAVKTTRKYHKTRLNLLFQTWISQAKGQTFIFTDWEDQELRLRAGDHVINTNCSAVHARQALCCKMSVEYDKFLESGRKWFCHVDDDNYVNLKNLLHLLSGFSHSQDVYVGRPSLDHPIEAADHVRNDGSTTVKFWFATGGAGFCISRGLALKMSPWASLGSFISTAERIRLPDDCTIGYIIEGLLEVKLLHSPLFHSHLENLQRLHSEAVLRQITLSYGGPENKRNVVSVGEVFSIQQDPTRFKSVHCLLYPDTAWCPSLMVK, from the exons ATGAGCTTTTCCTGCATTAGGCTCAGTAAGATCGGCTTCCTGCTCTCAGTTATCTTTTGTGCAATCCTCCTCCTGTTAATTCCAAAATTTCAGACCAACTGGAGACCTAGAAATTATCCACAACCACCCCCACCAGTTGTTTTCAATGCTTCCAGCAAGACTGACATCCCACTACAGCAGGTGGAATCCAGCTCAGTTGATCATTTGGAGGATGAGACTCCCAATATTGTACCTTTAGTAAAAGAGGAACAAATAGAAAAATGGAGTCATCATATCACAGACACTTGGAGATCCAAACTGATAGCTAACGGAAAGATGAATGACAGACCAGTTAATCCATTGCACAATGTAGCGAATGACCATGTGGGACCTGCTGAAGTCTCTGCTAAGGAAAAGCTAGAATTAAAGGATATCTTTATTGCTGTAAAAACAACAAGGAAGTATCATAAAACAAGGTTGAATTTGCTCTTCCAGACATGGATTTCTCAAGCTAAGGGGCAG ACATTTATATTCACGGACTGGGAGGATCAGGAGCTACGTCTCAGAGCAG GGGACCATGTAATCAATACCAACTGCTCAGCTGTTCACGCTCGCCAAGCACTCTGCTGCAAAATGTCTGTGGAATATGATAAATTCCTAGAGTCTGGGCGAAA GTGGTTTTGTCATGTGGATGATGACAACTATGTGAATCTTAAAAATCTCCTGCATCTTCTGTCAGGCTTTTCACACAGCCAGGATGTTTATGTGGGGAGACCAAGTCTAGACCATCCCattgaagcagcagaccatgtcAGGAATGATGGATCT ACAACGGTGAAGTTCTGGTTTGCCACAGGTGGTGCAGGATTCTGTATCAGCAGAGGTCTTGCCCTCAAGATGAGCCCCTGGGCTAG CTTGGGGAGCTTTATCAGCACTGCAGAGAGAATTCGCCTCCCAGATGACTGCACAATTGGCTATATTATTGAGGGGCTGTTGGAAGTAAAACTGCTGCACAGCCCCTTGTTCCACTCGCACCTGGAAAATCTGCAGCGGCTACACAGTGAAGCTGTGCTCAGACAG aTTACCTTGAGTTATGGAGGCCCTGAGAACAAACGAAATGTTGTGAGTGTGGGCGAAGTGTTCAGCATACAGCAAGATCCAACTAG ATTCAAATCTGTCCATTGCCTCCTCTACCCTGACACTGCGTGGTGCCCCTCTCTAATGGTGAAATGA
- the RFNG gene encoding beta-1,3-N-acetylglucosaminyltransferase radical fringe isoform X2 — protein MSFSCIRLSKIGFLLSVIFCAILLLLIPKFQTNWRPRNYPQPPPPVVFNASSKTDIPLQQVESSSVDHLEDETPNIVPLVKEEQIEKWSHHITDTWRSKLIANGKMNDRPVNPLHNVANDHVGPAEVSAKEKLELKDIFIAVKTTRKYHKTRLNLLFQTWISQAKGQTFIFTDWEDQELRLRAGDHVINTNCSAVHARQALCCKMSVEYDKFLESGRKWFCHVDDDNYVNLKNLLHLLSGFSHSQDVYVGRPSLDHPIEAADHVRNDGSTTVKFWFATGGAGFCISRGLALKMSPWASLGSFISTAERIRLPDDCTIGYIIEGLLEVKLLHSPLFHSHLENLQRLHSEAVLRQIQICPLPPLP, from the exons ATGAGCTTTTCCTGCATTAGGCTCAGTAAGATCGGCTTCCTGCTCTCAGTTATCTTTTGTGCAATCCTCCTCCTGTTAATTCCAAAATTTCAGACCAACTGGAGACCTAGAAATTATCCACAACCACCCCCACCAGTTGTTTTCAATGCTTCCAGCAAGACTGACATCCCACTACAGCAGGTGGAATCCAGCTCAGTTGATCATTTGGAGGATGAGACTCCCAATATTGTACCTTTAGTAAAAGAGGAACAAATAGAAAAATGGAGTCATCATATCACAGACACTTGGAGATCCAAACTGATAGCTAACGGAAAGATGAATGACAGACCAGTTAATCCATTGCACAATGTAGCGAATGACCATGTGGGACCTGCTGAAGTCTCTGCTAAGGAAAAGCTAGAATTAAAGGATATCTTTATTGCTGTAAAAACAACAAGGAAGTATCATAAAACAAGGTTGAATTTGCTCTTCCAGACATGGATTTCTCAAGCTAAGGGGCAG ACATTTATATTCACGGACTGGGAGGATCAGGAGCTACGTCTCAGAGCAG GGGACCATGTAATCAATACCAACTGCTCAGCTGTTCACGCTCGCCAAGCACTCTGCTGCAAAATGTCTGTGGAATATGATAAATTCCTAGAGTCTGGGCGAAA GTGGTTTTGTCATGTGGATGATGACAACTATGTGAATCTTAAAAATCTCCTGCATCTTCTGTCAGGCTTTTCACACAGCCAGGATGTTTATGTGGGGAGACCAAGTCTAGACCATCCCattgaagcagcagaccatgtcAGGAATGATGGATCT ACAACGGTGAAGTTCTGGTTTGCCACAGGTGGTGCAGGATTCTGTATCAGCAGAGGTCTTGCCCTCAAGATGAGCCCCTGGGCTAG CTTGGGGAGCTTTATCAGCACTGCAGAGAGAATTCGCCTCCCAGATGACTGCACAATTGGCTATATTATTGAGGGGCTGTTGGAAGTAAAACTGCTGCACAGCCCCTTGTTCCACTCGCACCTGGAAAATCTGCAGCGGCTACACAGTGAAGCTGTGCTCAGACAG ATTCAAATCTGTCCATTGCCTCCTCTACCCTGA